From a single Accipiter gentilis chromosome 32, bAccGen1.1, whole genome shotgun sequence genomic region:
- the LCA5L gene encoding LOW QUALITY PROTEIN: lebercilin-like protein (The sequence of the model RefSeq protein was modified relative to this genomic sequence to represent the inferred CDS: inserted 4 bases in 2 codons; substituted 1 base at 1 genomic stop codon): MISQKKNAVAQQISSASLHKIKELKNEICYLQHKLEASSLENHILKQLQCRHSKAIGRYENSGSNLLDLLGSHYDEVRALRKLLRMSQENERNASRKLRKVEAELLKAKNALQTLHMLSEDKALAEREELDHRLSALTEKMEENHKTIQSLEKQLKLNNSTFSCQLANENKKAVETGIITKNLQMEIKSLHQKIKEKDRQLYIKNTCANWMPKIPKDKSDSVPHEKSISINRSVQVDKQNFRSLLLLQCQTQETEKSPVRLTKEKMSSEDKNQKAEANEAYTDAQCRTEKHSTKKIPRPETFNRTCRQYLREGRLLMEEYTCLEFMXKSDLLKRELKKMMKTEQTPVSDNVKEKSQEEDAVEEYEKEEKKPDEQLNNSTKAGTKCVTPGPRNKRLIRLNRPPIFSDATENLHRGLLTSGTKSKKGSLCNHRHAGQDCSEPAESKMKNSFGLYEPSFGKVTKTRQKDSSTEAEGCAHMSFAERKKXLMKELFGPGCVXRDNHSSSNMRGMKKGK, encoded by the exons AtgatttcccagaaaaaaaatgcagtggctCAGCAAATATCATCAGCAAGCCTTCACAAAATTaaagagctgaaaaatgaaatatgttaTTTACAACACAAATTAGAAGCATCAAGCTTAGAAAACCACATTTTGAAACAGCTTCAGTGTCGACACTCGAAAGCAATAGGTAGATACGAAAATTCAGGAAGTAACTTGCTGGATCTTTTAGGGAGTCATTATGATGAGGTGAGAGCTTTAAGGAAACTCCTGAGGATGTCTCAGGAGAATGAGAGAAATGCATCCAGGAAGCTCAGAAAAGTTGAAGCAGAGCTGCTAAAAGCTAAAAATGCTTTGCAGACCTTGCATATGCTTTCAGAAGACAAAGCTCTTGCAGAGAGAGAGGAACTTGATCACAGATTATCAGCCCTtacagaaaaaatggaagagaatCATAAGACAATACAG agcctggaaaagcagctgaaattgaACAATAGCACCTTTAGTTGTCAGCTGGCAAATGAGAACAAAAAAGCTGTGGAAACTGGGATAATTACAAAGAACTTGCAAATGGAAATTAAATCTCTTCACCAAAAAATTAAG GAAAAAGATCGTCAACTTTACATAAAAAATACCTGTGCAAATTGGATGCCTAAAATCCCCAAAGACAAAAGTGATTCAGTACCTCATGAAAAAA GTATTAGTATAAACAGATCAGTACAAGTAGATAAACAGAATTTTAGATCACTGCTGCTGTTACAGTGCCAAactcaggaaacagaaaaaagcccAGTTCGGCTAACAAAG GAGAAAATGTCTTCAGAAGATAAGAATCAAAAAGCTGAAGCAAACGAAGCATACACAGATGCCCAATGTAGAACAGAAAAGCATTCAACCAAGAAAATACCAAGGCCAGAAACTTTTAATAGAACATGTAGAc AGTATTTAAGGGAGGGCAGACTACTGATGGAAGAATACACTTGTCTGGAATTTAT GAAGTCAGATTTGCTTAAACGGGAgctgaaaaaaatgatgaaaactgaACAAACGCCTGTAAGTGACAATGTAAAAGAGAAAAGTCAAGAGGAAGATGCAGTGGAAGagtatgaaaaagaagaaaaaaagccagatgaACAGCTGAATAACAGCACGAAGGCAGGGACTAAATGTGTTACTCCAGGTCCAAGAAACAAAAGACTCATTAGGCTGAACCGCCCCCCCATATTCTCAGATGCCACTGAGAATTTGCATCGTGGGCTTCTTACATCAGGTACAAAATCAAAAAAAGGCAGTCTTTGCAACCATAGACATGCAGGTCAGGACTGCAGTGAACCAGCTGaatcaaaaatgaaaaattcctttGGGCTATATGAACCATCTTTTGGTAAAGTTACCAAAACAAGGCAGAAGGACAGTTCCACTGAAGCAGAAGGCTGCGCTCACATGTCATTTGCTGAAAGGAAAAA TCTTATGAAAGAACTCTTTGGACCAGGCTGTGTTTGAAGAGACAACCATTCAAGTTCTAACATGAGAGGAATGAAGAAAGGGAAGTGA